ATTTTATTTATTGAAGCCTGGACCTTTGGCGTGGCCGTGGATTTTTTTTCATCCTGTCCCGATGTTGGCACAGAAATAACAATAATACAGGTAAAAATGATTAATATCGCCGCAAGTGCCTTTATATAAGTCAATTTCATGCTTTCTAATGTATTCTCTTCCGGATTCCGGTCAACAAAAAACTATTGAGCGAAAATAGTCCATAAAATATTTTATCAAAATAATTAAATCCAACCTCTTGACAATTAATGTCAGTTGCGTATATAGTTTACATACAGGGTAACCAGTTTTCTTTTGTTTCATCATCGAATCGACAACGTCGCAGTATCAGATCGGGGTTTTTTTATCGAATAAATTGATCTTACCGGGGCAAAAATTATCCGGGGGTTCATTTTAATCAGGAACCGAAATTCCAAGGGGGGTAATGACGATGAACAAACCTGACCACGGATGGCAGTCGCTCATCACCGATTATCTCGACAAGCTTGACAGCTGGCAGAGAATCATAAAGCGCCAGTCGGCGGAGCCCGGCTTCAAGCATAATCCAGGCAAACTTAATCAGGTACTGACCGCCTACAAAAGCATGAAATCGGCCGAACGGGCGCTCAAAGATTATGAAATCCGCTTGCATTACTGATTAATGCAATTCTAACAGCAAGACAATCCTGCTCTTATAATATTTTGATTTTGGGGAAATTGTTCAATTATTCTCAAAAGCTCCTCGGCGTTTTGCCTATTTTTGAAACTTATTATCCCGGAACGCGTTATATACGCTAACCTCTTGAAATGAAATACACACTTAAGAGGCCCCCTGTCGACGGCGGCAGGGGGATTTTTTTATATGACCTATCAAAATCCGTCAAAGATATGTTCGACAATCACGATGATCCGGCTCGGTGCCCAGGTTGCAATGATGGCACTAATTTAAGAAACATTTCTGATTCTTGAAATCAGCGTTCTCATGGCCAGCAGTATCAGATCATAAAGGAAAATTAGCGCGATCGCGACCAGAATCGGCCACGCCGACTGCGCCGGAAAGAAAATACGCGACCCCTGCCCGAAGGTGATCCCTGACATTAAGGCATAGTACACATAAATCATGAGCAGAATTATAGCGGAACGAAAATTCTTTCTTGATAGAATTACAAAACCGACAAGAAAAAATACCAGGACAAGAGGATTCTTATAATCAAGGCTGAAGTTATCATCAAGAAATTTGAAGGTTTTCTTATACTGCGGCAACTGTATCTGCTGAAGCGTCGAGGTGGACGTTATATTTTCCAGAATAGTCGAAAAATATGCTTTTATGAAAAGACCGGGATAATTTGTAAAGGTGGACACCACAAAATCAATCGATTCATCATTCAATTTCTTGAAATTACCGGCATTAATATCGGGCTCCATCGCTCTGAATATTGAGTCCCGATACTCCCTGAATTCATAAGGTGAACGATTCTGACTGTTGTATAGAACCTTTCCCGAAAGATATACTCTGGCCGCACCCAGGCCGGTCCCGGCAATTGCGGGGGTTCCGTAAACAGCATTATTTCTTATCCCCCAGACCAGCGGCAACAAAATAAATAAGAGAATAAGAACGGCAAATCTCGGCAAAACTTTCTTCTTCCCGGCAGCACCTTCCTGAATCGGATATAATAAAAAGAAAATTACCAGCAGCAGTGGAAAGAGAATGGCAACCGACCTCACCAGAATCGAAAAACCGCCCGTTATGCCGGACACGATATATATCCAATATCGATTTTCATTCAGTGCCTTAAAAAACATATAGAGTGATAATGCAAATAAAAAGAAAAACAGGGTTTCGGTCAGGACGGCATTGGCCAGCGAGATAGATGTCATCGAAAAAGCGGACAGTAATCCGGCGACCACGCCGATTATCCTGTTTCCGGTCAGCATGATGGATATTTCATAAATCAGGACGCACGAAAGACAACTGAGAATTATTTGCACCAGTATCATCAGCCAGTAAGCCTTGTTCAAGGCGAAGGCAAACAATCCCAGAAAGAACGGGTAACCGGGGCCGACCAGATACAGGTCATACCGGCCGATGTCGTTGTTGCCGATGAGACCTTCGGCGGCCTGAAGGTATGTCTGGGTATCGGGGAATAAATTCATAATTTGCACAGAGTTATATTCGGAAGACATCAAAAGAAAAAATATTAATCTGAGAAGAAAAGCGGCGCCAAAAATAATCAAGGGAATCTTGTATTTATTAAATGCTTCTCTGCCATTCGATGAAAACATAACAATCGTACTATATCTTCTTATGAGGTTGTATTGCTGTTACTTTTTCCGCTTTTTGTGATCAATTTCTCCAGCAAATATGTGAGGCAGGCTTTCTTTCTTCACGAATATACCGGCCAGGCTCATCAGGAATATGAACACGATAGACAGAAACGGTAAAGCCCCGCCGGTAATATGACCGGCATAAATGGTAATCAAACTCGGAGGAGTGGCTGATTCCTTTATGTTGAGTTCAGGATGCCTGATCAGGGTCAATTTATGCAGATGGCCCGACAATATCCAGCATTGGCGCGACTGCCCGATGATTTCATATTTTTGATTATCGATACTATAATCATCGATTAAATGCATATATGTGCCGACAAAAATTCTTTTCGTCTCGGCCAGGACATAACTCGCTCTGGTATCATTGAATTGCTTCAGCAATTCCGATTGTGTCTGGTAGTCGAGATCTGTTATTCTCTGTATATCCGACCTCCACCAAAAAATCCCCAAAACCACGAGTGAGATAACTGAGAGGACCAATATGATGATTCTTTGGTTTGGGCGTTTCATATATTTCTATCAAAACTCATATGAGATGTTACTGTCTCAAAAATAAGATTTTTCAACAAAATATCAATGTTTAGTTTTTAGTCAGATACAAATGGACAGTCTGCCGTCGGCATTCTTGCAGCTTGCGACGTCTTTTTATAAGTCCATGCTAATCGTCATGGTGTGTGCATTTTTAAATAAAGGCAGATATTCTTCCGACTAAATGAATCCCAAAAAAAGTCAGGGCTAATTCCAGCCCTGACTTCCGGCAGATTAAAGATTTTTTACTGCTTTTTTTCTCGGGATTTATGGTAATTTACAAAAAACTCCTTATATCCTCTCTCTTCGGCCTGCCCTACCAGAAAATCATACAGCCTTGCGCTTTCCTTTGCATATAGTGGCGGTTTTTCGCCGTCCTGAGGAATATATGCCATATTTCTCCAAATATTAATTGCTTTCGGGAACTCCTTGATTTCTCTTGTGTAAATCTGGAAAATGGCATAACCCGGTCGATTCCACTCGTTATAGTCAAAAAGCGTGTCAGGAACAGCTTTCAACGATCTTATTAATTGCACCAGAGTATCATAGGCAGGTCCTTCGGTCAGCCACCACTGTGGATTCGGTCGGCCGGAATATACCGGCAACGTGATTGATATTCCCCTAATCGGATCCACCTTTGTCTTGGCATTTGCCATATCATCCTGTGCAGGAAGAAGGCTCGCCAATAATATGACCGTTATTAATGGCACAATCATTCTTATTTTTTTCAGGAATACGTATATATTCACTTTTACCTCCTCTAATTATACACATAAATACCTTAATAGCATGAACGCGGGCCGTCAATAACAACATTGTTTTTATCCACGCAGAAATAGCCGCAGAAGATGCTATAGTCTCTGACAATGTCAGGGCCATTATATACCTTACGATCCGCAGTCTCCGGATTGGTAATCAGATTTCCTGTGCCATCGCGGTCACTGGCCGGATAAGGGCCCATTTTATGCGACCAGCGCCCATTGTCGTCAAGACGATACCAATGGTAGTCTTGATTGGGCGCAATTACCAGGGCAACTATGTGATAACAATCCCGGCATGCCTTGTCAATATTTGTGACCATCAGACCGTCTGCCTGCGCGGCCGAAGTTACGGTCGGGCAGGTCGTAGAGTGCGAGGCACCATGAGCATAACCAGGTTGTGCATAGGTATTGGTTTTTATATTACATCCATAATTATAACAGTTATTGCAGGTGACGGTGGCAGCGTCATTCCAGTAAGCCGGCTCATACGGCGGCGCACCATCCTGCCTGACAATAACTTGGGCGGAAAGCGGACTGGCCGCCCCGAAAACAAATTGCTGGGCCGTGATTTTATCTCCTGCAGCAAAATTGGTGGCGTCTCCCAATGCGATTTTTATGCATTCGCCATTTCCGGCCGCCTGAGCAACCTGGGTACCATTGACGAAAACTTTCACTGTGCTTAGAACCACCGTATTACATATCGTAACATAAAATTCATCTTTACAGATCGGTTCTCTGACAACCGGCGCCGGGACTTCTTTCACAGGTGGCACTTTTTCAGATGGATCCGATCCCAGATCACACAGATATTGAATAGCGTAATAGATAAAACCATCTTTGAAAACAGGATTTATTCCATATATTACGGCATTGGCAATGGCGGTGCCGCCACCTACCTGGACGGGCCCGCTACCGTCATCAGCAAAGATCATGACAACTGCCCCCAGAAACAGATTATCAACACGACAAGCATCATTGCCGATTACAATCGGCTCATGAATTGCCGGGGTCGGCAGGGATTCCGGTTTTTTCTGGACCTTTTCAATGTCGGAATGATTGCTGGTATAGCCTCTTTGCTTGAGACACATCTCCTGCCACGAATCATACCCGTCACCCAGGACAAGTTCGGGAACTCCAAATCTGATATTTCTGTAAGGGGTCATGCCGTTTTTAATTTCAGCGCCATTCTGTGCGAGACGAACAGTGGCCCCTTCCACTATATTCTCAACCACTATGCATTTCTGGCACTCAAAAAGGGGCCCATGGATTTTGGGCGTTAGCAGTTTCTCACCGCTGATCAGGTTCGAGGGCGGAATCGTGACGACTGTTACCGGTTCTCTGGATTTCACACTGATATGATTGCCCACTATCTGAGCGGCCGAGACTACATCTCCGGTACTCAATGGATTTGGCAGGACCACCTCTCCCCAACCCATCCAGGTGCTGAATTCCTTGACTTTGGCACCATTTACGTAGATCCGGATTTTAGCATTTCGATCGGCGCCTCCATATGAAATAATACTGGCGCAATTGTATATGGGTGTCCCTATGGTCGGCGGCGAAAGACTATTATCGACCGTCAAACCATTGCAGCCGAAAAGTACCGCCAGCAATATCACCGATATTGCCGCCATGCTAACAATGTTTTTTACTTTCATCCACAGCCTCTTTATCCTAAATTGATTTTAGATTAGCATGTCAAACCGCAAGCAGTCAACCCTATGGGTAACCTCGACCAATGATGTTAGATAAAACGTAATTCAAAAGCGCCCTCGCTATCGGAACAATCTGATGTCATATGAAAATGAAAATCGAACGATTGTCGCCCTGGCTAACCATTTGGGTTAGCCCTGTGGATTAATATTAAGAAAGCAACTCTTTTAAAACAAGCAAAAATCATCGCCGGGGAATAATTTTTCGAGAGCAATGGTCTTGAGGCACAGACGACTTCAAATGCCAGGCGTATCCTAAAAGAGAGACGAAAAAATGAAGATTGGTTGTTTTTCGAGCCAAATTGATAAAAAAAACCCCGCTGATGCGGGGCCGTGTATCTATGGTGCGGAAGGGGGGATTTGAACCCCCACGCTTATTCAGCGCCACCCCCTCAAGATGGTGTGTCTACCAATTCCACCACTTCCGCACTATATTTTGCCGTCAAATATTATTGACCGGTCTCGTTCTGTGCGGGAACTGCCGGCAGTTCGCCATCACCGGTATTCTGGTCGGCAGGTTGGGTGCCGCCCTGGTTATCAACCGGCAGCGCCTGTTGCTGGGCCGACTGACGCTCCAGTTCCCTCTGCGCCTCCTCGGTCACGACTGAGCCACCTGTGGCAGCTCCAGCGCCGCGCCCGCTGCGATGACTCGACATGAAGGCCAGGACACCGCAGTTAATTATAAAGACAACCGCCAGAATCGTCGTCGCCTTCGAAAGAAATGAGGCCGCGCCGCGTCCGCCGAAAACCGCGCCGGTCAAACCGGTGCCGCCGCCGCCGAAGGCGCCGGCCAATCCTTCACCTTTGGCCGACTGCATCAGCACGACAATCATCAGCAGAATACAGACCAGTGTATGAAACACAACCATTACAGTAAACAAAGCAATTCCTCCGTCTATGCAGATTTGACTATTTGCGTAAAATCCTCAACCTTCAGGCTGGCTCCGCCGATCAAGCCGCCGTCGATATCGGGCTGTTTCAGCAACCCGGCGGCATTGGCGGCGTTCATGGAACCGCCGTAAAGTATCGATAAATTATCGGCCGTGGCATCCCCGTGATTCGTCCTTATCCTATTCCTGATAAAGCGATGAACTTCCTGCGCCATTTCCGGGGTGGCTGTTTTACCGGTTCCGATTGCCCAGACCGGCTCATAGGCGATTACGACCTGTTTCATATCTCCGGCCGTCAAACCGTCCAGCGAGCCATCTACCTGTCTGCCAATGACCTCCTCAGTCTTGCCTTTTTCGCGTTCTTCAAGCTTCTCACCGATACAAACAATCGGGCCAAGCCCGCTTTTGACAGCCAGCTTAACCTTCTCATTTACAATCGCATCGGTCTCGGAAAAATATTCCCTTCTTTCCGAGTGGCCCAAAATAATATACTTTACTCCGATTGTCAAGAGCATCAAAGGGCCAATTTCGCCCGTAAATGCCCCTGTTTCCTTAAAATACATATTTTGTGCCCCAAGATATATCCGACTCCCTTTGAGCAATTGGGCCGTTTCGCTCAGAGCGGTATAGGGCGGGCAAATTACCACCCGGGGATGTTCGCCCCCGCCGAGACTCTTAACCAATCCGCGGACCAGCTCCGCCGCCTCGGCATTGGTTTTGTTCATCTTCCAGTTGCCGGCTATTATTGTCAATCTCATGTTGTCATTTCCTCAGTTATTTGGCATCGGTCAGCGCGGCAACACCCGGAAGAATCTTACCTTCGAGAAACTCAAGCGAAGCTCCGCCCCCGGTAGAAATATGTGTCAATTTGTCATCAAGGCCGCATTTGCTCACGGCTGAAGCCGAATCGCCGCCTCCGACAACCGTCACCGCTCCCTTGGCTGTGATATCGGCCAGAATTCGGGCAATACCATAGGTCCCGGCGGCAAATTTCTCGACTTCGAAAACGCCCATCGGCCCATTCCAGACCACCGTCTTGGCGTTTTTCAACTCGACCGAGAACTGTTTAATCGAGTCCGGCCCGATATCGAGGCCCTTCATCCCGGCCGGTATCTTGTCGGCTGAGACGACCGTGACTCTGCTGTCATTTACATCCGCCGCGACCGCAAAATCGGTCGGGAAAATCAGGCGGACCTTTTTCGCAACCGCTTTTTTCAATATTTCTCCGGCCAGACCAAGCTTGTCGGCTTCGAGAAGCGAATCCCCGATTTCCTTTCCCATTGCTTTCAGAAACGTGAAAACCATGCCGCCGCCGATAATGATGCTGTCCACCTTAGTCATCAGGTTTTCAATCACATCGATCTTGCCCGATATCTTGGCGCCACCCAGAATGGCCACAAAGGGCCGCCTGGGAGCGAACAGGGCATTGCCCAGGTATTCCAGTTCCTTTTCCATCAGCAGTCCGGCGGCGCAGGTATCAAAATATTTGGTGACACCTTCAGTTGAGGCATGGGCACGATGAGCCGAGCCAAAAGCATCGTTGACATATACATCGGCCAGCTTGGCCAGTTGCCCGGAAAAACCGGGATCATTGTCGGTTTCCTCAGGATGGAAACGGAGATTTTCAAGCAGCATGACATCGCCCTCTCCAAGAGCATCGGCCATGCTTGCCACCATATCGCCGACACAGTCGGGTGCGAACATAACCTCTTTCCCCAGAAGTTCCGAAAGTCTGGCAGCCGCCGGTTTGAGCGACATTTCGGGAACCACTTTGCCTTTGGGTCGTCCCAGATGGCTGCACAGGATAAGCCGACCGCCGTCATTGATGATGCGATTGATGGTCGGCAGTGACGCGACGATACGGCGATCATCGGTAATATGCTGTTGGCTGTCCAGCGGGACATTGAAATCAACTCTGATGAGGACTCTTTTGCCTTTGAAGTTTATATTTGACACCGTCAATTTATTCATACTGACTCCGTTTTAAGAAGCCCCCGTGGCGGGGGCTCGTACTTTATAACATCTTCGCCAGCATGTCAATCATGCGGCAGGAGAAGCCCCATTCGTTGTCATACCATGAGAAAACTTTCGCAAAGTTGCCGCTGGCCATGGTCAATTGGGAGTCGAAAACAGAGCTGTGCGGATTGCCTATAATATCAACCGAAACGATCGGTTCTTCGGTGTACTCAAGAAATCCCTTCATCGGCCCGTCGGCGGCTTTTTTCATGGCGGCATTAATTTGCTCGACGGTGGCTTCTTTTTCCATGATGACGGCCAGATCCACCAGAGATGCATCAGGGGTCGGAACACGAATGGCGCAGCCATCCAGCTTGCCTTTCGTGGCCGGAAGAACTTCCGAGATCGCTTTGGCGGCGCCGGTGGTGGTCGGAATCATGGATAAGGCGGCCGCCCGGGCGCGGCGAAGATCCTTATGCGGGAGATCGAGAATTTTCTGATCATTGGTATAGGAGTGGATGGTCGTCATAAACCCCTTTTCGATCCCGAAATTATCCAGCAAAACTTTGGTTATCGGCGCGAGGCAGTTGGTGGTGCAGCTTCCGATCGAAATGACATGATGCTTGTTTTTATCGTAATCCTTATCATTGACACCCATGACAAAAGTACCGTCATGCTTCTTGGCGGGCGCCGAAATAAGCACTTTCTTGGCACCGGCATGGATATGTTTGCCGGCTGATTCCTTATCTTTGAATAGGCCGGTCGATTCCACCACGATTTCGGCACCAAGCACCTTCCAGGGCAGACTGGCCGGATCACGCTCCGCCATGACTGGAATTTCTTTACCGTCCACGACCAGGCGGTTGTCGGAATAACCGACTTCGCCCTTAAATTTGCCATGGATAGAATCATATTTTAACAAATGCGCCAACGTCGCGGCATCTGTGATATCATTGATGCCGACAATTTCTATTTTTGATTTCTGGGCGGCTCGAAAAACCAGACGTCCGATTCTCCCAAATCCGTTAATACCTACTTTGATTGCCATGCAACCTCCTTATTATTCCAGGTAAGTTTCAGCGTTTAGAAAATATATCCTGCGCCGACTGTTAAGGTCCAGCCGGAATAATCCTTTATTTCCGCCAAAGGCTGACCGAATTTGACCGGCATATATTTATAACTCATGGTCAGTCCGATATTGGTCCCTATCGGCCAGTCAATTCCGCCGCCGAGCATATAAGTGAATTTAGTCTCAGTATTTTCGGCAGTATAGCCATAGTAAGTGTAATAATAATCGTTATAATCGATGACGCTCTGACTGCCATAAACAAACCCTAAGCCGGGTTGAGCATATATATAAATCGGCAGACTCTCCAATTTAAAGAATGGATACAGCTTAGTCGAAAGAAACATCGGATACAGGTTTACCGCCCCCACATATGTGGCAGTGCTGCTGCTGTATTGTATGTCTCCCCGGCTGTACAATCCCAGTGAGATTTCAACCGCCAATGGGGGCGCAACCCTGATGGCATAGAAAAATTCACCGTAAACGGAACTATTGTCGAATTCCATTGAAAACGGGGAATCCGTCGGCGCCGCTTCATCACCCGAATTGGTCCAGGCACCGATTCTTGCCCCGGCAAAATTCTTTTGGGGAAAGCCCTTCTTTTCCAGTTGCAAACCCGACGATGCCAGGGGCAGGATAAGAATTCCGGATATTATGAAAATTATTGTTTTAATTAACATGTTTCTTTTACCCAAAACCAACCTCCGCCGTTTCAATCAAATACGCAGCAATGGTTCACTATGATATTATACCCGATACACTTTACCGATTTAAATCTCAAAACCTCTCACATTCACACTAACGGCGATGTTCAATTTATTTTTATAACACGGGCAAAATATACATTTTTTTATTTTTGTAATACATTAAAACAGAAAAATCTCTCAACATCAGATTCCCAATATTTCCGTCAACTTCTCTCGAATCCATTAATCCGCCGGAACCTCCGGCAACCATCAGGGTCGGTTTAATTATTTCAGCCGGCCCGACCTTAAATACGGTTCCAACCGCGGCATAAGCCTCAGACTGCCCCCCCACACCGCCGACACCTCTTTCCATTTTTTTAATTTCGGAAAAAGTGCTGTCCAGTTTATTCTTATCCACAAAAGATTTGTGAAGAATCAGTCCCAGCGCATTGCCAAAATCGACCAGGAATCTTCCTGTAATATTGCCATATTGAGCCTGAACCAAGGGGACTTTTAAATGCAGTTCAAAATCAACCGCAAAATTAGAATCGGGCGGCACGAAGGTATCGGGGTTGTAGAAGATGAGGCTGTTTTTCTTGAAATCAAGCCGGAATGGAAATCTCTGAAGGAGATCGAAACCGACGATTCCCCCGAAATTTTCCGCTGTTGAAGCCCGGATATCCGACAAATCCACAATGGCGGATATTTGATTGTATAGCTTGATTCCGCCGACGTTTAACGAATCGATATCAGCAACCGCCGCGGTTCCATATCCCGCCACACCTTTGGCGGGCAGTTCACCGGTCGGAACCAGTCCGATTTTATCCGATAATTCCCTATCGAGAACATTTGTCCCGGCGCCCGAATCCAGAATGAATTTTTTCACAGGGCTGCCGTTAACCGAAGCTTCAATATAAATATGACCCGCAAAAAGTTCAAAGGGCATAATTACCGAATCCTTATTATCCGGGAACAGGTAATCTTTTTCTCCCCCTGCCGTCATTTGAAATAATGATTGCGGAACCGGGACATTAAATTCCACCGAGGTCGTCCTTATGACAGCATTCAACTGGGGAATATTCGACTCGGTCCGGTTAACAAAAGGAACCTCGATGCCATCAATTTCGCGAAAATCGGACATGTAAGTAACAACATCGATTTCATCCAATTTTTCGCGAACCACCTCGAGCCGCCCGTTATTTACGTTTATAAACAGCCATAAAGAATCTCCATACTTCGGGAATGCCAGAAATAATTTATAGCCGGTTTCATTGAGAGCGGTATCCTTTAGAAATGTCACCGTGCCCGGCATCCGATCATCGAACAAATATGACATCCCGGCCATATAGGCCCCGGTAATCATATTTTTCTTCTCCATACCGGTAAGCTCCAGTGTCTGGCCATTCTGGTCCTCCATCCATGCGGTCCTGCCGTTATAGGCCTGGGTCAGCTTCAAAATCCCCAAATCGGTGATATTATAAATTTTATCCGGAACGGCAAAAATGACTTCTGTTTCACCGCTCAGGCCGCCCAGTTCAACACTGCCGGTAGTTTTGACCGATTTGATATTTTTAATTAGAGCCAGCTGTTTTGGGGGCATGAAATCGGCAATCGCAGTGGCGCCGGCCCGTGGAGTGAAAATGACCGCCGCAAGGAACAAAAAAATTAAAATAGGAAGTTTCTTCAAATACATATTAAATCCTCTGAATCGAAACTAATATTCTGTCCAGTGATAGTCCGCCAGGACCAAAAGGCTTATTAATATCCAGGATAAAATCTGAGAGGTGCCGCCATAACTGAGTAACGGCAAGGGCAGGCCGGTCACCGGCATCAATCCGATCGTCATCCCGACATTGATAAAAAATTGAAAAAACAGGATCGTTATGGCTCCCCAGGCAAGGTACGATGTAAATTTTGATCGGCATC
This sequence is a window from candidate division Zixibacteria bacterium HGW-Zixibacteria-1. Protein-coding genes within it:
- a CDS encoding triose-phosphate isomerase, which gives rise to MRLTIIAGNWKMNKTNAEAAELVRGLVKSLGGGEHPRVVICPPYTALSETAQLLKGSRIYLGAQNMYFKETGAFTGEIGPLMLLTIGVKYIILGHSERREYFSETDAIVNEKVKLAVKSGLGPIVCIGEKLEEREKGKTEEVIGRQVDGSLDGLTAGDMKQVVIAYEPVWAIGTGKTATPEMAQEVHRFIRNRIRTNHGDATADNLSILYGGSMNAANAAGLLKQPDIDGGLIGGASLKVEDFTQIVKSA
- the secG gene encoding preprotein translocase subunit SecG, with amino-acid sequence MVVFHTLVCILLMIVVLMQSAKGEGLAGAFGGGGTGLTGAVFGGRGAASFLSKATTILAVVFIINCGVLAFMSSHRSGRGAGAATGGSVVTEEAQRELERQSAQQQALPVDNQGGTQPADQNTGDGELPAVPAQNETGQ
- the pgk gene encoding phosphoglycerate kinase, whose translation is MNKLTVSNINFKGKRVLIRVDFNVPLDSQQHITDDRRIVASLPTINRIINDGGRLILCSHLGRPKGKVVPEMSLKPAAARLSELLGKEVMFAPDCVGDMVASMADALGEGDVMLLENLRFHPEETDNDPGFSGQLAKLADVYVNDAFGSAHRAHASTEGVTKYFDTCAAGLLMEKELEYLGNALFAPRRPFVAILGGAKISGKIDVIENLMTKVDSIIIGGGMVFTFLKAMGKEIGDSLLEADKLGLAGEILKKAVAKKVRLIFPTDFAVAADVNDSRVTVVSADKIPAGMKGLDIGPDSIKQFSVELKNAKTVVWNGPMGVFEVEKFAAGTYGIARILADITAKGAVTVVGGGDSASAVSKCGLDDKLTHISTGGGASLEFLEGKILPGVAALTDAK
- the gap gene encoding type I glyceraldehyde-3-phosphate dehydrogenase yields the protein MAIKVGINGFGRIGRLVFRAAQKSKIEIVGINDITDAATLAHLLKYDSIHGKFKGEVGYSDNRLVVDGKEIPVMAERDPASLPWKVLGAEIVVESTGLFKDKESAGKHIHAGAKKVLISAPAKKHDGTFVMGVNDKDYDKNKHHVISIGSCTTNCLAPITKVLLDNFGIEKGFMTTIHSYTNDQKILDLPHKDLRRARAAALSMIPTTTGAAKAISEVLPATKGKLDGCAIRVPTPDASLVDLAVIMEKEATVEQINAAMKKAADGPMKGFLEYTEEPIVSVDIIGNPHSSVFDSQLTMASGNFAKVFSWYDNEWGFSCRMIDMLAKML